Proteins co-encoded in one Brassica oleracea var. oleracea cultivar TO1000 chromosome C4, BOL, whole genome shotgun sequence genomic window:
- the LOC106342312 gene encoding uncharacterized protein LOC106342312: MGRRQISQDEVGPPINPRAGLRREQAGRGSYRGS; this comes from the coding sequence ATGGGTAGGAGGCAAATCTCACAGGATGAAGTAGGACCGCCGATAAACCCAAGAGCTGGATTGCGAAGGGAACAAGCTGGGAGAGGTTCTTACAGAGGAAGTTAG
- the LOC106342311 gene encoding transcription factor bHLH155-like has product MGSTSQEILRSLCSNTEWRYAVFWKLNHRSRMVLTLEDAYYDNHGHNNSPGVQGCGVIPKDMHGAHDSLGLAVAKMAYHVYSLGEGIVGHVALSGGHQWVFPENYGNCHSAAEFHNVWESQISAGVKTILVVAVGPCGVVQLGSLLKVDEDVTLVNHIRHMFLALKDPMADHAASLMQCNMNNSLSLPKIPSECLHVEANPYCSGEVGKAMDVEELTQYKLRRSDSMPYNTPSCLLMEKAAQVVQGSSCGSYSSVTFGFPIDLIDAKHENQVRSGCKDPRVLDPNLHQYMKNYVLNNTSSSALATEAERLISGQSYLGLDSTFYDSSRTGKESSYQNEVFQLSENQGNRYREETERMLEGKCEDALISSGYPFAGSELLEALGSGFKQTSRGGPEELVKSEHGSTTRPTDDTSHSQLTFDPGPGPENLLDAVVANVCHSDGNARDDILSSRSVHSLLTSMAEPSGQKMHNQLPLAEVYTQQNPSDICGAFSSIGFSSTCPSSSSDQFQTSLEMMPKKIKKRAKPGESSRPRPRDRQLIQDRIKELRELVPNGSKCSIDSLLERTIKHMLFLQNVTKHADKLSKSATTKMQQKETGTQGSTCAVEVGGHLQVCSIIVENLNKQGMVLIEMLCEECSHFLEIANVIRSLDLIILRGVTEAQGEKTWICFVVESQNNKVMQRMDILWSLVQIFQPKANGKH; this is encoded by the exons ATGGGTTCTACCTCGCAAGAGATACTGAGGAGCCTCTGCTCTAACACGGAGTGGAGATATGCTGTGTTCTGGAAACTTAACCACCGGTCTCGAAT GGTACTTACCTTGGAGGATGCTTACTATGACAATCATGGGCACAATAACTCACCGGGAGTTCAGGGTTGCGGCGTTATACCAAAGGACATGCATGGAGCACATGACTCCCTGGGTTTAGCTGTGGCGAAGATGGCTTATCATGTCTATTCTCTAGGGGAAGG GATTGTAGGACACGTTGCTCTTTCTGGAGGACACCAATGGGTATTTCCCGAAAATTATGGCAACTGCCACTCAGCAGCTGAG TTTCATAATGTTTGGGAGAGTCAAATATCTGCTGGAGTAAAG ACCATTCTTGTTGTAGCTGTTGGTCCCTGTGGTGTTGTGCAGCTAGGCTCTTTGCTTAAA GTTGATGAAGATGTGACATTGGTGAATCATATCCGACATATGTTTTTGGCACTGAAGGATCCAATGGCAGATCATGCAGCAAGTTTAATGCAATGTAATATGAACAATTCGTTGTCTCTG CCAAAAATACCTTCTGAATGTTTACATGTTGAGGCTAACCCTTATTGCTCTGGAGAAGTTGGCAAAGCTATGGATGTGGAAGAGTTAACTCAATATAAACTGAGAAGAAGTGATAGCATGCCTTATAATACTCCTTCATGTCTTCTCATGGAGAAGGCAGCCCAAGTTGTGCAAGGATCTTCTTGTGGGAGCTATAGCAGTGTTACGTTTGGCTTCCCAATTGATTTAATTGATGCCAAACATGAGAATCAAGTACGTAGTGGATGTAAAGATCCAAGAGTATTAGATCCTAATCTACATCAGTATATGAAGAATTATGTGCTCAACAATACAAGCTCATCTGCTTTAGCAACTGAGGCTGAAAGATTGATATCAGGCCAATCATACTTAGGCCTAGACTCAACTTTTTATGATTCATCAAGAACAGGCAAAGAAAGTTCTTACCAAAACGAAGTGTTCCAACTATCTGAGAACCAAGGAAACAGATACAGAGAGGAGACTGAGCGTATGCTGGAGGGGAAATGCGAAGATGCTTTGATCTCATCTGGGTATCCATTTGCTGGCAGCGAGCTGCTAGAGGCATTAGGCTCTGGTTTCAAGCAAACGAGCAGGGGTGGTCCTGAGGAGCTAGTGAAGTCTGAACATGGTTCAACAACAAGACCAACAGATGATACGAGTCATAGCCAGCTTACATTTGACCCTGGCCCTGGCCCTGAGAATCTTCTAGATGCTGTGGTTGCTAACGTGTGCCATAGCGATGGGAATGCCAGGGATGATATCTTGTCAAGCAGATCGGTACACTCATTGCTTACCAGCATGGCAGAGCCTTCAGGTCAAAAGATGCATAATCAGCTGCCACTAGCAGAGGTGTATACCCAACAGAATCCGTCAGATATCTGTGGAGCATTTTCTTCGATTGGGTTCTCATCCACGTGTCCCAGCTCATCTAGTGATCAGTTTCAGACATCACTGGAGATGATGCCCAAGAAGATCAAAAAGAGGGCCAAGCCTGGAGAAAGCTCTCGGCCTCGACCAAGAGACAGGCAACTCATTCAGGATCGGATCAAGGAACTTAGAGAACTTGTGCCTAATGGATCTAAG TGCAGTATTGATTCTTTGCTAGAACGCACGATCAAGCACATGCTCTTTTTGCAGAATGTTACTAAGCATGCTGACAAGCTCAGTAAAAGTGCTACTACAAAG ATGCAACAAAAGGAAACTGGCACGCAAGGTTCAACCTGCGCTGTGGAAGTTGGAGGCCATCTTCAAGTGTGCTCGATTATCGTTGAAAATCTGAACAAGCAGGGGATGGTGCTCATCGAG ATGTTATGTGAAGAATGTAGCCATTTTCTCGAGATAGCAAATGTGATCAGGAGCTTGGACCTCATCATACTAAGAGGCGTCACAGAGGCTCAGGGCGAGAAAACATGGATATGCTTTGTAGTTGAG AGCCAAAACAACAAGGTAATGCAGAGAATGGACATTTTGTGGTCTCTGGTGCAAATCTTTCAGCCAAAGGCCAATGGCAAGCACTAG
- the LOC106340286 gene encoding type 1 phosphatases regulator YPI1-like: MSTATRPSSSTATTTSVILENPVSQSQPTERLVLRLNRIKKKVSWKDGTVDNEFMQKKSSKKCCIFHKQKPFDEDDSEEDEDDNHQHHHEHCESGEASSSNDSKAVD, translated from the coding sequence ATGAGCACAGCGACCAGGCCTTCCTCTTCGACAGCGACAACAACCTCTGTCATCTTAGAAAACCCTGTTTCTCAGTCCCAACCTACAGAGAGATTAGTGCTTCGGCTGAACAGGATAAAGAAGAAAGTCTCGTGGAAAGACGGGACTGTTGATAACGAGTTCATGCAGAAGAAGAGTTCCAAGAAGTGTTGTATCTTTCACAAACAGAAGCCCTTTGATGAGGATGACAGCGAAGAAGACGAGGATGATAATCACCAGCATCACCATGAACACTGTGAATCTGGTGAGGCCTCTTCGTCTAACGATTCTAAAGCAGTTGACTAA